The Kordia sp. SMS9 genome window below encodes:
- a CDS encoding MBL fold metallo-hydrolase, translating into MKKTWLLVLLVFFTSCQQEKKTIISDQYLTVLGTAQDAGYPQINCHKTCCQPYHEGKVAKKLISCLGLIDLKAKKKWIFDATPDIAQQIQHLSKQLETTNVIDGVFLTHAHIGHYTGLMYFGREAMDATQIPVYAMPKMKNFLETNGPWSQLVSLKNIALKKLSHNTSVELTNGLQITPFLVPHRDEFSETVGYRIQGQHKSALFIPDINKWQLWEKNIVAEVKKVDYAFLDATFFKDGEIPRPMSEVPHPFIVETAKLFENEDKATKNKVIFIHFNHSNPALQDANVLKDSLEAQGFQFAEEGMRFGL; encoded by the coding sequence ATGAAAAAAACCTGGTTATTAGTTTTACTAGTATTCTTTACAAGCTGTCAGCAAGAAAAGAAAACGATCATTTCTGATCAATACCTTACCGTATTAGGAACGGCGCAAGATGCAGGCTATCCGCAAATCAACTGTCACAAAACCTGTTGTCAACCATATCATGAAGGGAAAGTTGCCAAAAAACTAATCTCTTGTTTGGGTTTAATAGATCTCAAGGCAAAGAAAAAATGGATATTTGATGCCACGCCCGACATCGCACAACAAATTCAACACCTTTCCAAACAGCTTGAAACCACCAATGTAATTGACGGTGTTTTTCTCACGCATGCACACATTGGTCATTACACAGGACTTATGTATTTTGGGCGCGAAGCTATGGACGCAACGCAAATTCCAGTCTATGCGATGCCAAAAATGAAAAACTTTCTAGAAACGAACGGACCTTGGAGTCAGCTAGTTTCTCTTAAAAATATTGCGCTAAAAAAGTTAAGTCATAACACTTCCGTAGAGTTGACAAACGGACTTCAAATAACGCCTTTTTTAGTACCACATCGTGACGAATTCTCAGAAACGGTCGGCTATAGAATTCAAGGACAACACAAATCGGCCTTGTTCATTCCAGATATTAATAAATGGCAACTTTGGGAAAAAAATATTGTAGCAGAAGTTAAAAAAGTAGACTATGCTTTTTTAGATGCTACTTTCTTCAAAGATGGCGAAATTCCAAGACCGATGAGCGAAGTACCACATCCGTTCATTGTAGAAACCGCAAAACTCTTTGAAAACGAAGACAAAGCTACCAAAAATAAAGTCATCTTCATACATTTCAATCACTCCAATCCTGCATTGCAAGATGCAAATGTGTTAAAAGACAGTTTGGAAGCACAAGGTTTTCAATTTGCGGAAGAAGGAATGCGTTTCGGACTCTAA
- a CDS encoding DUF4197 domain-containing protein yields MKKIIIAFVGLLMLNSCAELQQVVNQLPQGGTLGNADIAAGLRQALDFGIDKQVQKLTLKDGFYNNSLVKILMPEELQKVDKALRKIGLGSLADDGIKMLNRAAEDAVKEATPIFVNAVKDITFTDAKNILLGADNAATQYLEGKTTTALYNKFQPVIQNSFAKVGADKIWTNLINNYNRIPLVNKVNPDLTDYVTTEALKGVYTMIAVEEQKIRTKVGSRTTDLLKKVFALQD; encoded by the coding sequence ATGAAAAAAATTATTATTGCTTTTGTTGGATTATTGATGTTGAATTCTTGTGCAGAGTTACAACAAGTTGTAAATCAATTGCCACAAGGCGGAACACTTGGAAATGCTGATATTGCAGCAGGATTGCGACAAGCGTTGGATTTTGGAATTGATAAGCAAGTACAAAAATTGACATTGAAAGATGGTTTTTATAACAACAGTCTTGTCAAAATTTTAATGCCAGAAGAATTACAAAAAGTAGATAAAGCCTTGCGTAAAATAGGATTGGGAAGTTTGGCAGATGATGGCATTAAAATGCTAAACAGAGCTGCGGAAGATGCTGTAAAAGAGGCAACTCCGATTTTTGTAAATGCCGTGAAAGATATTACGTTTACGGATGCAAAGAATATTTTATTGGGCGCAGATAACGCCGCTACACAATATTTGGAAGGAAAAACAACCACAGCGTTGTATAATAAGTTTCAACCTGTAATTCAAAATTCGTTTGCCAAGGTAGGCGCGGACAAAATTTGGACAAATTTGATTAATAATTACAACAGAATCCCATTAGTGAATAAGGTAAATCCTGATTTGACCGATTACGTAACCACGGAAGCACTGAAAGGTGTGTATACGATGATTGCAGTTGAGGAACAAAAAATTCGCACTAAAGTAGGATCGAGAACTACGGATTTGCTGAAGAAGGTTTTTGCGTTGCAGGATTAG
- a CDS encoding DUF5763 domain-containing protein, whose protein sequence is MKYLFSIFFFATVSWYCQAQNVYKTPSGARYHLSSCRMVENVSSKLSGVSEIDQYQLTPCKICKPPPKHKLRKGNNLRDKSVGTSKKTVRCKDITQKGTRCQHKTHLANGYCFQHTKQDQNSPKNASNSSKNTTSLCGARTKSGKRCRRKVKGSGFCYQHD, encoded by the coding sequence ATGAAATATCTTTTCTCCATATTCTTTTTTGCTACAGTTTCATGGTATTGCCAAGCCCAAAATGTCTACAAAACACCTTCGGGAGCGCGATATCATTTGAGTTCGTGTAGAATGGTGGAAAATGTTTCTAGCAAATTATCAGGCGTTTCGGAAATTGATCAGTATCAATTAACACCTTGTAAAATTTGCAAACCACCTCCAAAACATAAGTTACGGAAAGGAAATAATCTAAGAGATAAATCTGTGGGAACTTCCAAAAAAACAGTTCGCTGCAAAGACATTACTCAAAAAGGAACTCGTTGTCAACATAAAACACATCTGGCAAATGGCTATTGTTTTCAACATACAAAACAAGATCAAAATTCACCTAAAAACGCTTCTAATTCATCAAAAAATACAACGTCACTTTGTGGTGCGCGGACAAAGTCTGGAAAACGTTGCCGACGTAAAGTAAAAGGTAGCGGATTTTGTTATCAGCACGATTGA
- a CDS encoding DUF2007 domain-containing protein, with product MDRIKIYTTNEQIQAMDAKHILSEAGINYFEINKMDRSYAGMLGGDIELHVAKEDAEKALELLADLK from the coding sequence ATGGATAGAATAAAAATATACACAACCAACGAACAGATTCAGGCAATGGACGCCAAACATATTTTAAGTGAAGCCGGAATTAACTATTTTGAAATCAATAAAATGGATCGTTCGTATGCAGGAATGTTAGGCGGCGATATTGAATTGCATGTTGCCAAAGAAGATGCGGAAAAAGCATTGGAGCTGCTTGCTGATTTAAAATAG
- a CDS encoding cupin domain-containing protein has protein sequence MTRTPKIITPEEKTDSLLGGMRNLLLNSEQTAGDVYLVEGLMPKGSEVPLHVHTKEDEIFHVLEGEVELMLGDETIHAKEGTIIYLPRNIQHGIKTLGEETARVLNYVIPGQNFENFFNEMKQLGKDVSPEKRSELASKYGISFL, from the coding sequence ATGACGAGAACACCAAAAATCATTACTCCTGAAGAAAAAACGGATTCACTTTTAGGCGGCATGCGCAATTTATTATTAAATTCGGAACAAACTGCTGGCGATGTGTATTTAGTAGAAGGATTGATGCCGAAAGGAAGTGAAGTTCCGCTACATGTTCACACCAAAGAAGACGAGATTTTTCATGTACTCGAAGGCGAAGTCGAATTGATGCTAGGCGATGAAACGATACACGCAAAAGAAGGAACAATTATTTATTTACCTAGAAACATACAACACGGTATTAAGACCTTGGGTGAAGAAACGGCGCGCGTATTGAATTATGTAATTCCTGGTCAAAATTTTGAAAACTTCTTTAACGAAATGAAACAATTGGGCAAAGATGTTTCTCCCGAAAAAAGGAGTGAGCTTGCCAGCAAGTATGGGATTTCATTTCTGTAA
- a CDS encoding M15 family metallopeptidase: protein MECSNLLEAALKKRNIDQSLFQESTDKVLITDLQRTLFELGFRKELKWDNYQADGDYGNATTAAVAAFAKKNNFQSDGKSVTDDLAKLILERHDFLPEMYVLWAIHDSDLRTKKYISKGTKMSVTAIQVFLNTEGYGEQLNFEKFGADGFYGNSTRNAVIKYANDNGIDSDGDSLTRPLIDLFLKDIKRYYGSSWSDLAPKNLPNKKSPLVLFEASNFSGKPCRADVEFVPALEKINGYAKKANVFVYVTSSFRTTTNVQGAIVPPATFSNHLAGHGIDMNLQYGNGQWANSKVLTKYPNVPEPVKYFLSLIIDDPELRWGGNFNTKDPVHIDDHLNKDRAVWKKRYQAMQEAVQLGKV, encoded by the coding sequence ATGGAATGTTCAAATCTGCTAGAAGCAGCGTTAAAAAAAAGAAATATTGATCAATCGTTATTTCAAGAATCAACAGATAAAGTATTGATTACCGATTTGCAACGAACGCTTTTCGAATTGGGCTTTCGCAAAGAATTAAAGTGGGACAATTACCAAGCTGATGGCGATTATGGAAATGCTACAACTGCGGCAGTTGCTGCTTTTGCCAAAAAAAATAATTTTCAAAGTGATGGAAAATCTGTTACGGACGATTTGGCTAAGTTGATTTTAGAACGACACGATTTTCTCCCAGAAATGTATGTGTTGTGGGCAATTCACGATTCTGATCTTCGTACTAAAAAGTACATTTCCAAAGGCACAAAAATGAGCGTTACAGCAATTCAAGTATTTTTGAATACAGAAGGCTATGGCGAACAATTGAATTTTGAAAAGTTTGGTGCCGATGGTTTTTATGGAAATAGCACCCGAAATGCAGTTATAAAATATGCCAATGACAACGGAATTGACTCTGATGGCGACTCGCTCACACGACCGTTGATTGATCTTTTCCTAAAAGACATCAAACGATATTATGGAAGTAGTTGGAGCGATTTGGCACCTAAAAATCTTCCCAATAAAAAATCGCCTTTGGTGTTATTTGAAGCTTCTAATTTTTCAGGAAAACCCTGTAGAGCTGATGTTGAATTTGTGCCTGCGCTCGAAAAAATTAACGGTTATGCCAAAAAAGCCAATGTTTTTGTGTACGTAACAAGTTCGTTTCGAACCACTACCAATGTGCAAGGTGCAATTGTACCGCCAGCTACGTTTTCCAATCATCTAGCAGGACACGGAATTGATATGAATTTACAGTATGGTAATGGACAATGGGCAAACTCAAAAGTATTGACTAAGTATCCAAACGTTCCCGAGCCTGTAAAGTACTTTTTAAGCCTAATTATTGACGACCCTGAATTGCGCTGGGGCGGAAATTTCAACACCAAAGATCCTGTACATATCGACGATCATTTGAACAAAGACAGAGCTGTTTGGAAAAAACGCTATCAAGCGATGCAAGAAGCTGTACAACTTGGAAAAGTATAG
- a CDS encoding ABC transporter substrate-binding protein gives MEFTDQMQRTFTLEKPPQRIVSLVPSQTELLYDLGLEERIVGITKFCVHPYHFKSTKTVVGGTKNIKLEKIKELHPDLILCNKEENSKEIVEELEKLFPVHVSDVKNIDESMEMISQYGAMLKCNTEASKINNKIQFYLKDFQEFVRDIPVQKVAYFIWRKPWMVAGEDTFINYLLTLCKFENIYASHGRYPEVEIKKMRLEGNPAIVMLSSEPYPFKEEHAFELGRCTQHAKIVFVDGEYFSWYGSRLAKAFEYFKQLHKKIG, from the coding sequence ATGGAATTCACCGATCAAATGCAACGAACTTTTACGTTGGAAAAACCACCGCAGCGAATTGTTTCGTTAGTGCCATCGCAAACAGAATTGTTATATGATTTAGGGTTGGAAGAACGCATTGTGGGGATCACCAAATTTTGTGTACATCCGTATCATTTTAAAAGTACCAAAACCGTTGTGGGTGGCACAAAAAATATTAAATTAGAAAAAATAAAGGAATTACACCCCGATTTGATTCTCTGCAACAAAGAAGAAAACAGCAAAGAAATTGTTGAAGAACTGGAGAAATTATTTCCTGTACATGTTTCGGATGTAAAAAATATTGATGAATCTATGGAAATGATTTCGCAATATGGTGCCATGTTGAAGTGCAACACAGAAGCTTCAAAAATTAACAATAAGATTCAATTTTATTTAAAAGATTTTCAAGAATTTGTCAGAGACATTCCCGTGCAAAAGGTAGCCTATTTTATTTGGCGAAAACCTTGGATGGTAGCGGGAGAAGATACGTTTATCAATTATTTATTGACACTGTGCAAATTTGAAAATATATACGCATCACACGGAAGATATCCAGAAGTAGAAATCAAAAAAATGCGTTTAGAAGGCAATCCAGCTATTGTAATGCTATCTTCAGAGCCATATCCTTTTAAAGAGGAACACGCGTTTGAACTTGGACGATGTACGCAGCATGCAAAAATCGTTTTTGTAGACGGCGAATATTTTAGTTGGTATGGTTCACGACTTGCGAAAGCTTTTGAGTACTTTAAACAATTACATAAAAAAATCGGGTAA
- the pyrF gene encoding orotidine-5'-phosphate decarboxylase: MTTTQLIAEIHKKKSFLCIGLDVDLNKIPKFLLETDDPIFEFNKAIIDATQHLAVAYKPNTAFYEAYGIKGWQALEKTIQYLNTKHPEIFTIADAKRGDIGNTSSMYAKAFFEDLAFDSVTVAPYMGKDSVEPFLAFEGKHTILLALTSNKGAFDFQTKTIEGKEVYKHVLETSKTWENSENLMYVVGATKASFLGEIRAIVPESFLLVPGVGAQGGNLQDVCKYGMTDTVGLLINSSRGIIYASNEADFASAAAKKAQELQVQMAVILTK, from the coding sequence ATGACCACAACACAACTAATTGCAGAAATTCATAAAAAGAAATCATTTCTATGTATAGGATTGGATGTGGATTTGAATAAGATTCCAAAATTCCTGTTAGAAACTGACGATCCGATTTTTGAGTTTAACAAAGCAATTATTGATGCTACACAGCATTTAGCAGTCGCTTACAAACCCAATACGGCATTTTATGAAGCATACGGAATTAAAGGTTGGCAAGCATTGGAAAAAACGATTCAATATCTAAACACCAAGCATCCTGAAATTTTTACGATCGCCGATGCAAAACGCGGCGATATCGGAAATACGTCGAGCATGTATGCGAAAGCGTTTTTTGAAGATTTAGCTTTCGATTCGGTAACAGTGGCACCATATATGGGGAAAGATTCGGTAGAACCTTTTTTAGCTTTTGAAGGAAAACATACTATTTTATTGGCGTTGACTTCCAATAAAGGCGCGTTCGATTTTCAAACGAAAACTATTGAAGGGAAAGAAGTGTACAAACATGTGCTAGAAACGTCTAAAACATGGGAGAACAGCGAAAATTTAATGTACGTAGTTGGTGCGACGAAAGCTTCTTTTTTAGGAGAAATCCGAGCGATTGTTCCTGAGAGCTTTCTACTCGTTCCTGGTGTGGGTGCGCAAGGCGGAAACTTACAGGACGTTTGCAAATACGGAATGACAGACACGGTTGGTTTGTTGATCAATTCTTCTCGTGGGATTATCTACGCATCCAACGAAGCAGATTTTGCATCTGCAGCAGCGAAAAAAGCACAAGAATTACAAGTGCAAATGGCTGTAATATTAACGAAATAA
- the prfA gene encoding peptide chain release factor 1 translates to MLEKLEIVKQRFDEVNDLIIQPDIIADQKRYVQLNKEYKDLKILVEKRDVYKELIDNIAEAEEIISDGSDAEMVEMAKMQLDEAKDALPVLEEEIKFLLIPKDPEDSKNVVVEVRAGTGGDEASIFAGDLHRMYTKYCEGRGWNVSVVDYSEGTSGGFKEIIFEVSGEDVYGTMKFEAGVHRVQRVPQTETQGRVHTSAATVMVLPEAEEFDVELDMNDVRIERTTSTGPGGQSVNTTYSAIRLHHGPSGLVVSCQDQKSSHKNLEKALKVLRSRLYEKELEKKLAADSARRKSMVSSGDRSAKIRTYNYPQGRVTDHRIGLTLYDLSNIINGDIQKILDELMLVENTEKLKEASEF, encoded by the coding sequence ATGTTAGAAAAGTTAGAAATAGTAAAGCAACGTTTTGATGAGGTGAATGATTTAATTATTCAACCAGACATCATTGCAGATCAAAAAAGATACGTACAACTCAATAAAGAATATAAAGATCTTAAAATACTCGTAGAAAAACGCGATGTATACAAAGAACTCATAGACAACATTGCCGAAGCTGAAGAAATTATTTCTGATGGAAGCGATGCCGAAATGGTAGAAATGGCAAAAATGCAATTGGATGAAGCTAAAGATGCATTGCCAGTGTTGGAAGAAGAAATTAAATTCTTATTAATCCCTAAAGATCCAGAAGATAGTAAAAATGTAGTGGTGGAAGTACGCGCAGGAACTGGAGGAGACGAAGCCAGTATTTTTGCGGGAGACTTACACCGAATGTATACAAAATATTGCGAAGGTCGCGGTTGGAATGTAAGCGTAGTAGATTACAGTGAAGGAACTTCTGGCGGGTTCAAAGAAATTATTTTTGAAGTCTCTGGTGAAGATGTATACGGAACCATGAAGTTTGAAGCTGGTGTGCATCGTGTACAACGTGTGCCACAAACAGAAACGCAAGGCCGTGTACACACAAGTGCAGCAACCGTCATGGTATTGCCTGAAGCCGAAGAATTTGATGTAGAATTAGACATGAACGATGTACGAATAGAACGTACCACCTCTACAGGACCTGGAGGACAATCGGTAAACACAACGTATTCTGCCATTCGATTGCATCACGGACCATCGGGATTAGTGGTAAGTTGTCAAGATCAAAAATCGTCACATAAAAACTTAGAAAAAGCGTTGAAAGTTTTACGTTCGCGTTTGTATGAAAAGGAATTGGAAAAGAAATTGGCAGCAGATTCTGCTCGTCGTAAAAGCATGGTTTCTTCAGGTGATAGAAGTGCCAAAATTAGAACCTACAATTATCCACAAGGTCGTGTCACGGACCACAGAATTGGATTGACACTGTACGATTTGTCAAACATTATCAATGGAGATATTCAAAAGATTTTAGATGAATTGATGCTTGTTGAAAATACAGAAAAGTTAAAAGAAGCGAGTGAGTTTTAA